Within Pseudomonas paeninsulae, the genomic segment GATTTCAAGGGTCAGCGCTGATTTTTTTTGCTATCGAGGAACCTCTGCATCGGCGTATTGACGCCAGCCCGGCGAACACAAAACGCCACGCAAGGGGACTGGCCAGCCCACCCTTGCCGTGCCGCCGAGGCTTGCACACAGGCATCAGTCGTGGCGCTTGAACTCACCTTCCAGCACATTCGGCCGGGTCGCACCCGGACGGGCCTGTCCGGAGCGCGCCGCCAGATCATCGGCAAAGGCCCGCTGGCGCATGGCCTGCTCGGCTGCCCGCAGGCGGATTTTATTGACCAGCAAGTGGCGGGTGAAGGGGATCAGGCACACCACACCGAAGATGTCGCTGATGAAACCCGGCAACAGCAACAGGCCGCCGCCAACCGCAATCAGCAGGCCTTCGAGCATTTCCTGCTCGGGCAGCTCGCCGCGCGCCAGTTTCTCGCGCGCGCGCCAGGCGGCGGCCACACCGGCAACGCGCAGCAGAATGCTGCCGAGGATCGCCGTGCCGATGACCAGCAACAAAGTCGGCAGCACGCCAATGGCGCTGCCGACCTGGATCAGCAGCGCCAGTTCGACGAACGGGAACAATAAGAACAAAAACAGAAAAACACGCATCAATGATTCCTTAGCGGAAGAACGGCTTCCAGTAAGAGTGAAGTATGGGATATTGCGCTTAATTCAAGCTGAAACAGCGCCACCGGTCGGCCAGATCTCTGCACGAGCCAGCTGAACAAAGGCCTGGCGCACTTCAGTCGGAGTGTTACAGGGTGTGGCAAAGGCCAGCCAATACAAGCCCTGACCGATGCGCAGGTGGAACCCCTCACTGTCGATACCCACCAGTTCGGCCGGCACATGGGCCGGCAAACCGGCCAGCGCGACATAATGGCCGATGGCACTGGCGTGGTCACTGTTCATGTGTTCCAGCATGCCCTGCTCGCTTTCACCCACACCGACTACCGCCGCGAACGGGTTGGCCAACGCCACGTGGTCCAGCCAGTGAATCGCGCCGAAACCGCCGATGTAGCGCCAGCGCACCGGCGCCAGCACCCAGAAATCGAAATCATGGGCGTGGTGATAATTCTGCGATTCGGGAAAATAGCGGTAATAACGCCGAGCTGCCGCTTCGACTGCGGCCTGGTCACACAATTGTCGTGCTTGGGCGAGTAGCGTGAGGCGACCGACCGCCTGCACATCCTCGGCGCCACGCTCTCCAACAAACAGCGAGCACTTGGCGTCCTGCTTGAGGTTATGGGTGTGCTGGGCGATACGGCTGATCAGGATCAGCGGCCAGCCCTGAGCGTCCAGGCAGTAGGGCACCACGGATCCAAAAGGAAAGCCCGGCATGGCCTTCGAATGAGTCGAGAGCACCCCGCGGTATTCCTTGAGCAGCAGTTCTCGGGCATGCTTAGCGGCTTTCACGCTCACCTTATGACTCCTTGCAAAGAATCCGTCACTAACGGACAGGCGCCCTAGAATAGCTGTTACAGCGCGCCAGCGGGGCTACACGACACACATTGAGGGGATACGCGATGCAACTCAAAGACAAAGTTATCATCATCACTGGCGGCTGCCAGGGTCTGGGCCGCGCCATGGGCGAATACCTGGCGGGCAAAGGCGTGAAACTGGCACTGGTCGATCTCAACCAGGAAAAGCTCGACGAAACCGTAGCCGCCTGCAAGGCCCTCGGCGCAGAAGCACGCGCCTACCTGTGCAACGTCGCCAACGAAGAGCAGGTAACGCACATGGTCGCCCAGGTCGCCGAAGATTTCGGGGCGATCAATGGCCTGGTCAACAACGCCGGCATCCTGCGTGACGGCCTGACCATCAAGGTCAAGGACGGCGAAATGACCAAGATGAGCCTGGCCCAGTGGCAGTCGGTGATCGACGTCAACCTGACCGGCGTCTTCCTCTGCACCCGTGAAGTGGCGGCGAAGATGATCGAGCTGAAGCAGCAGGGCGCGATCGTCAATATTTCCTCCATCTCCCGTGCCGGCAACATGGGCCAGGCCAACTACTCCGCGGCCAAGGCCGGCGTCGCCGCCGACACCGTGGTCTGGGCCAAGGAACTGGCCCGTTACGGCATTCGTGTGGCCGGCGTGGCACCGGGCTTCATCGAGACCGAGATGACCCTGAGCATGAAACCGGAAGCGCTGGAGAAAATGACCTCGGGCATCCCCCTGCGGCGCATGGGCAAGCCTGCTGAGATCGCCCACTCGGTGGCTTACATCCTGGAAAACGACTACTACACCGGCCGTATCCTCGAACTGGACGGCGGCCTGCGTATGTAATTTCAGTAATCGCTCGGCCTGCAACCCGAACTAAACCGCAGAACGCGCGGTAATCCGGGCGGGCCCAAGCGCAGAAAAATGCCGCGTTCCTGTCGAAGGGAACGCGGCATTTTCATAGGTGCAACGTGCGATTTTTAACTGCGCGGGCTCAGCTGGACTGAACCATATGCACCACTCGCTGCGGGAACGGAATACCGATGCCGGCTTCGGTCAAGCGTTCCTTGGCCAACTCGGTGAAACCGAAGGTCACCGGCCAGAAATCCGGCGTAGCCACCCAGACGCGCAGTGACAAATTGACCGCGCTGTCCCCCAGGCCGGTGACGAACACCACCGGAGCCGGGTCGAGATGAATGCGCGGGTCTTCGGCAATCTTCAGCAGCACATCGCGGGCCTTCTTGATGTCGCTGGAGTAGTCGATACCCAGATTGATGTCGGCGCGGCGCTTGGGTTCGCGTGAATAATTGGTGATGTTGCCATTCGACAGGCTGCCATTGGGCACGATCACCACCTTGTTATCGGCGGTTTTCAGGGTGGTATGGAAGATATGGATGCTGTCGACGCTGCCCGATACGCCCTGCCCTTCGATCCAGTCGCCGGCGCGGAACGGCCGGAAGAATATGATCAACACGCCACCGGCGAAATTCGCCAAACTGCCTTGCAGCGCCAGGCCGATGGCCAGGCCGGCGGCAGCGATCACCGCGATGAAGGAAGTGGTTTCCACGCCGATCATCGAGGCCACGCTGACCAGCAACAGCACCTTGAGAATCATGCTGGCCAGGCTGCTAATAAAGCTGTGCAGGGCGCGGTCGACATTGCGGCGTTCCAGTACACCACTGACTTTATGGGTCAGCGTGTTGATGAACCACCAACCGACCAGCAGCGTGATGACCGCCAGGGTCAGCTGGCCGCTGTATTGCAGCACCGCCGGCAGCCAAGCCTCGGACACCTTCACCAGTTGCTCGACATTCATCTCCATTTGACACTCCTTTTTTAACGTTTAAAACGCGACCGCCATGGCAAGCCATGGCGGTCGCTTTACACTCACTGCTGCCACGCCACCCAGGCCCGGCAGGCTTGTCGCGTCACTCGCGGAAGTTGTCGAATTGCAACGGCATCCCGAAGTCCTTGGCGCGCAGGGCGGCAATCGCTTCCTGCAGGTCATCGCGTTTCTTGCCGGTAATCCGCACCTGCTCACCCTGGATGGCAGCCTGCACCTTGAGTTTGCTGTCCTTGATGTGGGCAACGATTTTCTTCGCCAG encodes:
- a CDS encoding SDR family oxidoreductase, with the protein product MQLKDKVIIITGGCQGLGRAMGEYLAGKGVKLALVDLNQEKLDETVAACKALGAEARAYLCNVANEEQVTHMVAQVAEDFGAINGLVNNAGILRDGLTIKVKDGEMTKMSLAQWQSVIDVNLTGVFLCTREVAAKMIELKQQGAIVNISSISRAGNMGQANYSAAKAGVAADTVVWAKELARYGIRVAGVAPGFIETEMTLSMKPEALEKMTSGIPLRRMGKPAEIAHSVAYILENDYYTGRILELDGGLRM
- a CDS encoding HugZ family pyridoxamine 5'-phosphate oxidase — protein: MSVKAAKHARELLLKEYRGVLSTHSKAMPGFPFGSVVPYCLDAQGWPLILISRIAQHTHNLKQDAKCSLFVGERGAEDVQAVGRLTLLAQARQLCDQAAVEAAARRYYRYFPESQNYHHAHDFDFWVLAPVRWRYIGGFGAIHWLDHVALANPFAAVVGVGESEQGMLEHMNSDHASAIGHYVALAGLPAHVPAELVGIDSEGFHLRIGQGLYWLAFATPCNTPTEVRQAFVQLARAEIWPTGGAVSA
- a CDS encoding mechanosensitive ion channel family protein — protein: MEMNVEQLVKVSEAWLPAVLQYSGQLTLAVITLLVGWWFINTLTHKVSGVLERRNVDRALHSFISSLASMILKVLLLVSVASMIGVETTSFIAVIAAAGLAIGLALQGSLANFAGGVLIIFFRPFRAGDWIEGQGVSGSVDSIHIFHTTLKTADNKVVIVPNGSLSNGNITNYSREPKRRADINLGIDYSSDIKKARDVLLKIAEDPRIHLDPAPVVFVTGLGDSAVNLSLRVWVATPDFWPVTFGFTELAKERLTEAGIGIPFPQRVVHMVQSS
- a CDS encoding FxsA family protein, yielding MRVFLFLFLLFPFVELALLIQVGSAIGVLPTLLLVIGTAILGSILLRVAGVAAAWRAREKLARGELPEQEMLEGLLIAVGGGLLLLPGFISDIFGVVCLIPFTRHLLVNKIRLRAAEQAMRQRAFADDLAARSGQARPGATRPNVLEGEFKRHD